In Selenomonas dianae, a genomic segment contains:
- the pflB gene encoding formate C-acetyltransferase has product MLQSKSWDGFEGGVWQEEVNVRDFIQRNYTPYDGDESFLAPPTDATNRLWARVQELQKEERAKGGVLDMETEVVSGLTAYGPGYIDPTMKDLEKVVGLQTDKPLKQAFMPYGGIRMAEEALENYGYKVSPKLHEIFTKYHKTHNQAVFDAYTDEIRAARRSHIITGLPDTYGRGRIVGDYRRVALYGIDHLIAFKQADLLNYGDGIMSNDVIQQREEVAEQIRALKGMKEMAALYGFDIAQPAQDAREAVQWLYFGYLAAIKTQNGAAMSVGRISTFLDIYIRRDLENGTLSEEEAQELIDHLVLKFRMVKFARITSYNELFSGDPIWATLEMAGIGMDGRHMVTKNDFRFLHTLENMGPSPEPNLTVLYSSRLPQTFKDYAARISIRTSSIQYENDDVMKPAWGDDYSICCCVSATQTGKEMQFFGARANLAKCLLYAINGGMDEKSGVQVGPAYRPIRTEYLEYDNVIVKYERMMDWLAHVYVNALNIIQYMHDKYYYEAAEMALIDTDVRRTFATGIAGFSHVVDSLSAIKYAKVKPIYNDRIVVDYEVEGDFPRYGNDDDRADEIAKWVLKTFLSKIKARHTYRHSEPTTSILTITSNVVYGKYTGAMPDGRKAWTPLAPGANPSYGAECCGLLASLNSVAKLPYHWALDGISNTQSMTPASLGHNEDERVQNLVSAMDGYFDQGAHHLNVNVFGRETLEHIMEHPEDPAYANFTIRVSGYAVKFISLTREQQEDVISRTFHAHM; this is encoded by the coding sequence ATGCTGCAAAGCAAGAGCTGGGACGGTTTTGAGGGGGGCGTCTGGCAGGAGGAGGTCAACGTCCGCGACTTCATCCAACGCAACTATACGCCGTACGATGGCGACGAGAGTTTCCTCGCGCCGCCGACGGATGCGACGAACCGCCTGTGGGCGCGCGTGCAGGAACTCCAGAAGGAGGAACGCGCAAAGGGCGGCGTGCTCGATATGGAGACGGAGGTTGTTTCGGGGCTGACGGCGTACGGTCCGGGCTATATCGACCCCACGATGAAAGACCTCGAAAAGGTGGTCGGTCTCCAGACGGACAAACCGCTGAAGCAGGCATTTATGCCGTACGGCGGCATCCGCATGGCGGAGGAGGCTCTTGAGAACTACGGCTACAAGGTCAGCCCGAAGCTCCACGAGATCTTTACAAAGTACCACAAGACGCACAATCAGGCGGTTTTTGACGCGTACACGGACGAGATCCGCGCGGCGCGCCGCAGTCACATCATCACGGGGCTGCCCGACACGTACGGGCGTGGGCGCATCGTGGGCGACTACCGCCGCGTCGCACTCTACGGCATCGACCACCTCATTGCGTTCAAGCAGGCGGATCTTCTGAACTACGGCGACGGCATCATGAGCAACGATGTCATTCAGCAGCGCGAGGAGGTCGCGGAGCAGATTCGTGCGCTCAAGGGCATGAAGGAGATGGCGGCACTCTACGGCTTCGACATCGCGCAGCCCGCGCAGGATGCGCGTGAGGCGGTGCAGTGGCTGTATTTCGGCTACCTCGCGGCGATCAAGACGCAGAACGGCGCGGCGATGAGCGTCGGGCGCATCTCGACCTTCCTCGACATCTACATCCGGCGCGACCTTGAAAACGGCACGCTCTCCGAGGAGGAGGCGCAGGAGCTCATTGACCATCTCGTACTGAAATTCCGCATGGTGAAGTTCGCACGCATCACGTCCTACAACGAACTGTTCTCGGGCGATCCGATCTGGGCGACGCTTGAGATGGCGGGCATCGGCATGGACGGCCGCCACATGGTCACGAAGAATGACTTCCGCTTCCTCCACACGCTCGAAAACATGGGACCCTCCCCCGAGCCGAACCTCACCGTCCTCTACTCCTCGCGTCTGCCGCAGACGTTCAAGGACTATGCGGCGCGCATCTCCATCCGCACGAGTTCGATCCAGTACGAGAACGACGATGTGATGAAGCCCGCGTGGGGCGACGATTACTCCATCTGCTGCTGCGTCTCGGCGACGCAGACGGGCAAGGAGATGCAGTTCTTCGGTGCGCGTGCGAACCTCGCAAAGTGCCTCCTCTACGCGATCAACGGCGGTATGGACGAGAAGAGCGGCGTGCAGGTCGGCCCTGCGTACCGCCCGATCCGCACGGAGTACCTTGAGTATGACAACGTTATTGTGAAGTATGAGCGGATGATGGACTGGCTCGCGCACGTCTACGTGAACGCGCTGAACATCATCCAGTATATGCATGACAAGTATTACTACGAGGCGGCGGAGATGGCGCTCATTGACACGGATGTGCGCCGCACGTTCGCAACGGGCATCGCGGGCTTCTCACACGTCGTGGACTCGCTGTCCGCGATCAAGTATGCGAAGGTAAAGCCGATCTACAACGACCGCATTGTCGTGGACTACGAGGTGGAGGGCGACTTCCCGCGCTACGGCAACGACGACGACCGCGCGGACGAGATCGCAAAGTGGGTGCTCAAGACCTTCCTCTCGAAGATCAAGGCACGCCACACCTACCGCCACTCCGAGCCGACGACCTCGATCCTCACGATCACATCGAATGTCGTCTATGGCAAGTACACGGGCGCGATGCCGGACGGCCGCAAGGCGTGGACACCGCTCGCGCCGGGCGCAAATCCGAGCTACGGCGCGGAGTGCTGCGGACTGCTCGCCTCGCTCAACTCCGTTGCAAAGCTGCCGTATCACTGGGCGCTCGACGGCATCTCGAACACGCAGAGCATGACACCCGCCTCGCTCGGACACAATGAGGACGAGCGCGTACAGAACCTCGTGAGCGCGATGGACGGCTATTTCGATCAGGGCGCACATCATCTGAACGTGAACGTATTCGGGCGCGAGACACTGGAGCACATCATGGAGCATCCCGAGGATCCCGCGTATGCGAACTTTACCATCCGCGTCTCGGGCTACGCGGTCAAGTTCATCAGCCTGACGCGCGAGCAGCAGGAGGATGTGATTTCGCGTACCTTCCATGCGCATATGTAA
- a CDS encoding MFS transporter gives MNTNIRHATALLSTGHAMVDFYANFLPILLPLLMLKFDLSLTMCGVLVMVASVTTNMLQPIFGYLMDKRNFSPLLPYIVPAAAVPMCMVGFAGHTALLFVLVAVTGAAVAAYHPLSSMLVGRTAAEGRGNGMMSYFIAGGNAGMAFVPLVLVAFLEKLSLNALPLLILPAALMALLFIRSGLCAVSSLPEHPAAERPKLTRILFARTTITLNLAMGLRCWTHGAFGTFLPLLLVGNGEDTSAAGLFLTIFMVGGMMGGLFGGNLADKFTGRGIIVTFLVFGILPCAYYFTHVSADVLGGIVLFAAGFALMAPQPSSIIWAQQALPENAGMASGMMLGMSFGLGSLGVAATAALGDVVGLAPALLISVLALPLAALLAYITPEPQTK, from the coding sequence ATGAATACAAACATACGGCACGCGACGGCGCTGCTCTCGACGGGACACGCGATGGTGGATTTCTATGCGAATTTCCTCCCGATCCTCCTGCCGCTGCTCATGCTGAAATTCGATCTGTCGCTGACGATGTGCGGCGTGCTCGTCATGGTCGCGTCGGTGACGACGAATATGCTGCAGCCGATCTTCGGCTACCTCATGGACAAGCGAAACTTCAGCCCGCTGCTCCCGTACATCGTACCTGCCGCAGCCGTCCCGATGTGTATGGTCGGGTTTGCGGGACACACGGCGCTGCTCTTCGTGCTCGTCGCGGTGACGGGCGCGGCGGTCGCGGCGTATCATCCGCTCTCGTCGATGCTCGTCGGACGGACGGCGGCAGAGGGGCGCGGAAATGGCATGATGAGCTACTTCATCGCGGGCGGCAATGCGGGCATGGCATTCGTGCCGCTCGTCCTCGTCGCGTTCCTCGAAAAGCTGTCGCTGAATGCGCTGCCGCTTCTCATTCTGCCTGCGGCACTCATGGCGCTGCTCTTTATCCGCTCGGGACTGTGCGCGGTCTCGTCCCTGCCGGAGCATCCGGCAGCGGAGCGGCCGAAGCTCACCCGTATTCTCTTCGCGCGTACGACGATCACGCTGAATCTCGCGATGGGACTGCGCTGCTGGACGCACGGCGCGTTCGGGACATTCCTGCCCCTGCTCCTCGTCGGAAATGGGGAGGACACGAGCGCGGCGGGGCTGTTCCTCACCATCTTCATGGTCGGTGGCATGATGGGCGGGCTGTTCGGCGGCAATCTTGCGGACAAGTTCACGGGGCGGGGGATCATTGTGACGTTCCTCGTGTTCGGCATCCTACCCTGCGCGTACTACTTTACCCATGTGAGCGCGGATGTGCTCGGCGGCATTGTCCTCTTTGCTGCGGGCTTTGCTCTGATGGCACCGCAGCCGAGCTCGATCATCTGGGCGCAGCAGGCACTTCCCGAAAACGCGGGCATGGCATCGGGGATGATGCTCGGTATGTCGTTCGGGCTTGGCAGTCTCGGCGTGGCGGCGACGGCGGCACTCGGCGATGTCGTCGGTCTTGCCCCCGCCCTCCTCATCTCCGTGCTTGCACTCCCGCTCGCGGCTCTCCTTGCATATATCACGCCGGAGCCGCAGACAAAGTAG
- a CDS encoding flavodoxin family protein, with the protein MRKWAVIYSSTTGNTKAIAEEIAGASGGELFRVQDAPTDLSAYDVVALGYWLRRGGPDDLMKAYLPKVNDACVILFQTHGADVGSEHAVTSFARAAYLLGADCEILGTFSAQGKLAPALIARRKKSQPDDTHNSPEAQERWVRAAEHPNEEDRAAARAFVEKMEHKLDLLDKFRRAQEEKKHARAGIPR; encoded by the coding sequence ATGAGGAAATGGGCGGTCATCTATTCATCCACCACGGGCAACACAAAGGCAATCGCCGAGGAGATTGCGGGCGCTTCGGGCGGCGAGCTCTTCCGCGTGCAGGACGCGCCGACAGATCTCTCCGCGTACGATGTCGTCGCGCTCGGCTACTGGCTGCGGCGCGGCGGCCCCGACGATCTCATGAAGGCATACCTGCCCAAGGTCAACGATGCGTGCGTCATCCTCTTCCAGACGCACGGCGCAGATGTCGGCTCCGAGCACGCCGTCACTTCCTTTGCACGCGCCGCCTATCTGCTCGGTGCGGACTGCGAAATCCTCGGCACGTTCTCCGCGCAGGGAAAACTCGCCCCCGCGCTCATCGCCCGCCGCAAGAAATCACAGCCCGACGACACGCACAACAGCCCCGAGGCGCAGGAGCGTTGGGTACGCGCCGCCGAGCACCCGAACGAGGAGGATCGCGCCGCCGCGCGTGCATTCGTAGAGAAGATGGAGCACAAACTCGACCTCCTCGACAAATTCCGCCGCGCACAGGAGGAAAAGAAACACGCCCGTGCCGGCATTCCTCGATAA
- a CDS encoding nitrous oxide-stimulated promoter family protein: MNTEKKRTLEADVMAEMIALYCRGHGHAHRTAEADGAPTLCPDCRRLLDYARERIIRCPRMDVKSFCSACPVHCYSRAMRERVRAVMRWSGPRMLLHRPIMTLRHMWIDLRSREKKGQHT, encoded by the coding sequence ATGAACACCGAAAAGAAACGAACCCTCGAAGCCGACGTGATGGCGGAGATGATCGCCCTCTACTGCCGAGGTCATGGACACGCACACCGCACGGCGGAGGCGGACGGCGCGCCCACACTGTGCCCCGACTGCCGCCGCCTCCTCGACTACGCACGCGAGCGCATCATCCGCTGTCCGCGCATGGACGTGAAATCTTTCTGCTCTGCGTGCCCCGTCCACTGCTACAGCCGCGCTATGCGCGAGCGCGTCCGTGCCGTCATGCGTTGGAGCGGGCCTCGTATGCTCCTCCATCGCCCCATCATGACCCTCCGGCATATGTGGATCGATCTAAGGAGTCGCGAAAAGAAAGGTCAGCATACATGA
- a CDS encoding asparaginase produces MKNILLIATGGTIAARETEHGLRPALTAEDMRTAIGATGSTIAVVDLLSLDSTNIAPCHWQMIARKVADCRTDYDGFIITHGTDTMAYTAAALYYMLEHIDRPVVLTGSQRPLGRDGSDAEGNLRLAYEAACSGFAGVCLAFGGRLIHGNAAKKIHSLADDAFRSIGRTEIDLTAPVALTAPFRLHDALDTRVAVLRLYPGMNPVAVDAHIAAGYRGIILEGYGLGSVPGDDAEESFLPTLDRARTRACTIVLTTQCIYDGADITRYEVGVRAAELGALSGGTLPIEALYPLLMQRLAETPEGETVKTLL; encoded by the coding sequence ATGAAGAACATCCTCCTCATCGCCACGGGCGGCACAATCGCTGCACGCGAAACGGAGCACGGACTGCGCCCCGCCCTCACCGCCGAAGATATGCGTACGGCAATCGGTGCGACAGGCAGCACAATCGCGGTCGTCGATCTCCTCTCGCTCGACTCCACAAACATCGCCCCATGCCACTGGCAGATGATCGCGCGCAAAGTTGCAGACTGCCGCACGGACTACGACGGCTTTATCATCACCCACGGCACGGACACGATGGCATATACCGCCGCCGCACTCTACTATATGCTTGAGCACATCGACCGTCCCGTTGTCCTCACAGGTTCGCAGCGTCCGCTCGGCAGGGACGGCTCGGATGCGGAGGGGAATCTGCGCCTCGCATACGAGGCGGCGTGCAGCGGCTTCGCAGGGGTCTGCCTCGCATTCGGCGGACGGCTCATCCACGGCAATGCGGCGAAGAAGATACATTCGCTGGCGGACGATGCCTTTCGCAGCATCGGGCGCACGGAGATCGACCTCACCGCCCCTGTCGCACTGACCGCCCCCTTTCGCCTGCATGACGCACTCGACACGCGCGTCGCCGTCCTGCGGCTCTACCCCGGCATGAATCCCGTCGCCGTTGACGCGCACATCGCTGCGGGCTATCGCGGCATCATCCTGGAGGGCTATGGGCTCGGCAGCGTCCCCGGCGACGATGCCGAGGAGAGCTTTCTCCCCACGCTCGACCGCGCACGGACACGTGCCTGCACCATCGTCCTCACAACGCAGTGCATCTATGACGGCGCAGACATCACGCGCTACGAGGTCGGCGTACGCGCCGCCGAGCTCGGCGCACTCTCGGGCGGCACACTCCCCATCGAGGCACTTTATCCCCTCCTCATGCAGCGTCTTGCAGAAACCCCCGAGGGGGAGACGGTAAAAACACTTCTTTAG
- a CDS encoding PBECR2 nuclease fold domain-containing protein, with amino-acid sequence MQPIAHITQEIIDLLGLPCQGNTPIYLGQTNRAHMQSRHPQDYQKYQEYIGLILTEPEYVGVNPSDQSIEYVRAFQIDAHEYVKVAVRVSLSGRYYARTLYVLNPNRVHNFIQRGTLKRLTV; translated from the coding sequence ATGCAGCCCATTGCCCACATTACCCAAGAGATCATTGATTTACTGGGACTCCCGTGCCAAGGCAACACGCCGATCTATCTGGGGCAAACAAACAGAGCACATATGCAGTCAAGGCACCCACAAGACTATCAGAAGTATCAAGAGTACATAGGTCTAATCCTAACTGAGCCCGAGTACGTTGGCGTAAACCCGAGCGATCAATCAATTGAATATGTTCGCGCGTTTCAGATTGATGCACACGAGTATGTAAAGGTCGCTGTTCGGGTATCTCTCTCGGGAAGGTACTATGCACGGACGCTCTATGTATTGAATCCCAATCGGGTTCATAACTTTATCCAACGAGGCACATTAAAACGTTTGACAGTATAA
- the tsaA gene encoding tRNA (N6-threonylcarbamoyladenosine(37)-N6)-methyltransferase TrmO has product MQLQEIGVVHNAYKNLTDIPRQGRMSEEISEIEIHPTFADGLLKIEQNQYLIVLYWAHLAKRDILKTIPPAAKELHGVFASRSPGRPNPLSLCIVELIERSGSTLRVRGLDALSGSAVIDIKPYTQMDVISLS; this is encoded by the coding sequence ATGCAGCTACAAGAAATCGGCGTCGTTCACAACGCCTACAAAAATCTCACGGACATCCCTCGGCAGGGACGCATGAGCGAGGAGATCTCGGAGATCGAGATCCATCCCACATTCGCGGACGGCCTCTTAAAGATCGAACAGAACCAATACCTCATCGTCCTCTACTGGGCGCATCTGGCGAAGCGAGACATCCTCAAGACCATCCCGCCCGCCGCCAAGGAGCTCCACGGGGTCTTTGCCAGCCGCTCCCCCGGCCGTCCGAATCCGCTGTCCCTCTGCATCGTCGAACTGATCGAGCGCAGCGGCAGCACCCTCCGCGTGAGGGGACTGGATGCCCTCTCGGGCAGTGCCGTCATTGACATCAAGCCCTATACGCAGATGGATGTTATATCGTTATCATAA